Below is a genomic region from Silurus meridionalis isolate SWU-2019-XX chromosome 1, ASM1480568v1, whole genome shotgun sequence.
aatgcagttCATCCCAGCTGATTCATTTCCAAGTCAAGATTAAAatactgatgcttgcctacaaaaccaaacatttggcagatacccttatccagagcaacttatttcacatttgtggcatttagcagacacccttgaacagagtgatgtacaaaagtgcttcaagtctctagcaatgaagaAATCTACACTGGTGCGCTAGATTACAAAcgtaagataaatcagcctacaactcttaagttttttcttctttttaaaacatcgcaaacttgaaaagtgtttgtatttcaggaagaggtaagtcttcaactatctaggggaagttcattccaccttggtgccagaacagagaagagccttgaagtttactacctcttaccctgagagaaggtggtgccagttgagcagtgctggaaGATCTTAGAcggcgtggtgcagtgcgaggtgtgatgaggtctcaggtaagatggtgctggtccatttttggcctttgAGGGCAAGCATCTATGTTTTGAATCTAATACGTGCAGTTACTGGAAGCCAATAGAGGGAGTCCAGTCTCgtaatgacaagagactgaacaagcacctgggacctgtgtggacagaaatggtcgaatccttcagatgttgtagaTCAGAAATCAGTAAGAaggagccacattagcaacatgtagGGCGGACAGTTGAATGttcatagttaccccaaggttgtgagcagtggctgaaggggagagcaaagagtcatgaagagttattctgagatcttgacctggcgatgaatcacctgggatgaccaccagttctgttttgtttgggttgaattttaattaatgagcactcatccatgataGAGATGTCCGTCAAGAATGCCAAGAtctgagcggaagctgtggtatatgagggaggaaaagaaaagatgagttaagtgtcatcagcatagcagtggtaagaaacaTTACGATCACATTCATGTGatccacaaatgtttttttatttcctgctaAGACTGCCAAGATCTATGTATCTTTCTGTATCTATAGAATTTGTCAAAAGATAGAGACTCAATTCACAGCGTGCGCTACTTGCATCTATGTAGTCAAAATAGTGAAGTGCGGCTCCTGAAGTGGGGTTTGGGGTTCCCGCTGTCAAATCTGTGTCTGTATTACAACACTATGAAGTCTGCTGGCAGACATTACACAATGCTTTGTGAAAactaaattaaaactaaataactaaaaaaaattaacatacaattgaactttttcttttatggtataggttttattttatgataCATAATGTGAGctattatactgtacattattaataCACATTTCTTATAAACAAAAGGGctagatttttttataatgttttttaatcattattatttattaccttTTTTACTTCAGATTCTAACTTTGCTTTAGTTTCATAATTTCAAAGTGTTGTAGCATAAACTTAAAGTACTATTTAATGACTCTTGTCACTTCTGAATCTGGTGTCTCAAAGCAGTCACATGGTCATGTATTGATTCAgtttaaattcagttttatttgtagaccacttttaacaaaggacattgtcctaaagcagctttatataGCTCAAGATTTtataaagtttaaatatttaagtttagtgcctatacgtttgtttcttatttgagtaaaagacagaaggtggagatggaggtagcagagttgaagatgctgagattttcacggggagtgacgaggatggacaggattagaatgATTAGATTAGCGCTTGTAGGACACTTtagggacaaagtgagagaggccagattgagatggtttggacatgtgcagcggagggacatggggtatatcggtaggagaatgctgaggatggagctgccaggaaggaggaaaagagaaaggccaaagaggaggtttatttATGTGGTGAGACatgaaggtagttggtttgaaagaggcagatgtagaggacagagtagtatggagatgaTGATCAAGCCAGTGGGGACAGAGGCGAGGAAGAATTCCCTTAGATGttacaaggaagaaaccttgacaggagccagactcaaaaaggagcccatcctcatttgggtgacaccaaatgtccattcattatagttttattattgttgatgtGTACTGTTTAGTGATAGGCGATTACATGCAcaactgttcatgcaaaatcGCAGTCCTAAACCATTGTATAAGACTAGTGATACTAATTACAGTTTAAATCcctcaaatccatcctcatagttttTGTCCTGCTGGTCACGTGTTTTCGTTGGACGAATCAAGCAGCGGGGTTTTTCGTTCGCATCTTAAGCGCGGTATTTGTTGCTCCTCCTATCCTAATGGTGGCGCTGATGCGTTTCTTTTACCAGGCGAGTGAAACTCATTGCACATCCGGTTAGGGCGCCGCATTTCGTTTGGTCGTGAAGATGCCGAAGTAAGTTCGATAAATGGTGGTAATTGTTATATattcattcaaaatatatatttttgctttttttccaaaatattaaATCGCATTATATTCTGCGCTTCCGGTACGACTTTATTCCGTGATAAAGACGGTTCAGTTCCTGAGTAAACGAGCTAACATTGCTAGCTAGAGGTCTTACGGTGTTGCTAGCTGATATCTATTGTTGGTCTGAATAACGTGTATAGCGTGTATACAACCAGTAGTTTTATTAACGTGTTTATATATTCCTCGAACTGTCTTACATTCTATTTTACTAAACCGTAGTAAGTGAGAGTATTGCATGTGTACCTGCTGTTATTTGTACTCAGTTAGCTTGGTATTAGCAGGTCTGTCATTCATATTCCTGTACCCTCTGCTCCTGTTTTCAGGTTTTACTGTGATTACTGTGACACATACTTAACGCACGACTCGGTaggtttttgcatttttaattcaCTTAAATTACTAGTGTTATGATTTTTGTTCAGAGTCatgtttaaagtaataatgtttatatatttgggCTGTCAATGGATTCAAATACTTAATCGCGATTTTCGTAGGTcaactcacgattaatcgcaaattaattgcacctttttttttctgttctaaatgtaccttaaataaatacttttgcaaatgtgttattagtgaaaccaaactcaacatattGAGtcaagacaaaatattcttgttaatgttttaaagtaattatgccGTTTTTAATTTCCGttaattatcaggacaccaaatggatcatttgctgtgtttccacacggatggttttaatcgCCGGATGTGTGCACAATGGCatattttggtgcttgatttgagacttggtgcatcggtaaaacaaatgcttagtgattaaaaataattttttgattgagtttattttcttttatatctgagtaaagacaGGACATCATGgaaaaaatgtgtgttgcgttgaatgttttaattttgcctctatttttttctatttaaagaaATGGTCAAGCAGAAATACACGGTGACACACGGAGTACATGATGCAGTACAGTAACCCGagtgttggtttttgtttttctcagccATCGGTAAGGAAGACTCACTGTAGTGGCCGCAAACACAAAGAGAATGTAAAAGACTACTATCAGAAATGGATGGAGGAGCAAGCGCAGAGCCTGATAGACAAGACTAGTAAGTATGCGTTCAGTGCTTGGACCCTGTAAGTCAAGTCATGTTAGATTTGATgtattcatttacattaaacCATTTGGCAGATGATGTTATCTAGTGTGACTTATCTAGTGCacaaagactaaaaaaaaagtggttcCAGATTCGTTTTGTGGATTTGATCAATTCTCTGTCCGTGTGTGTATCGCAGCTGCTGCTTTCCAGCAGGGGAAAATTCCACCCACGCCATTCCCAGGTGCTGCTCCTCCGGGTGGATCGCTGCTGCCTCATCCTAATATCAGTAAGTCTCATAGCTTTAGCAAAGTCTTATGAATAATAGCATTGTGGCAACACCTGTGATTTTAATCGTATTCAGGTTTCTACTGGTTCCTCAATTAGTTTCCTGAAATCTGTATTCGACCAAGTGTGAATGCTATTTTTAAGCTTTCTTGATTTCAGTGTGGTCTTAGAATTTCTTCAATCAAATGGTGAGGAAGAGGGTTGTTAATGGCAGTGAAGGAAAAGGTGGCAGGCTTTTTGTATATCGGTCAGCCTTTTGTGATGGTTTCACAGAGCATTCCTGAAAAATCCTGTCGTCCTTCATCTTCTTGTATGACTATAATCTGATCGTTtgctgatttttcttttgtatgaTTATATGCCATGCATCTGATATGCACTTTTTCAAGTGTTGCTAGATTAACAGATGAATAGAGTGCCAACTCTTTTAGTATTTGAACAGACACTACCCATCATTCCACCATACAAGGGCGTGGAATAAATTATCCTGATGTAATAATGTTGATCTTAAataaggggggaaaaatgggggccagtgtgggtgcagcttttcattccaaccaatcaagtccacaccaaattcgACCTGTTTAAATCTAaggattttcattttaaaaggtGTGTGGCAGGTGTGGCTTTTGATTGGTTGGGGTAATACACATGCACAGTT
It encodes:
- the snrpc gene encoding U1 small nuclear ribonucleoprotein C gives rise to the protein MPKFYCDYCDTYLTHDSPSVRKTHCSGRKHKENVKDYYQKWMEEQAQSLIDKTTAAFQQGKIPPTPFPGAAPPGGSLLPHPNISGPPRPGMLPAPPMGGPPMMPMMGPPPHGMMPGGPGPGMRPPMGGHMQMMPGPHMMRPPARPMMLPVRPGMARPDR